Proteins encoded in a region of the bacterium genome:
- a CDS encoding hypoxanthine phosphoribosyltransferase, whose protein sequence is MEKEFIREEDLLLDAYRLGVKIYQSGFRPTVIVGVWRGGTSVGIAVQECLQYLGVETDHISIRTSYRGMTSYKAMLDNAEAIRVHGTRYLLENLNAEDGLLIVDDVYSSGLNVQAVIDRLAHRTKRNMPRQVRVAVPWYRPSSRRTDRVPDYYLYETDKWLVLPWELNGLTREEIYREKPFLKPILEGVNR, encoded by the coding sequence ATGGAGAAAGAGTTCATCCGGGAAGAAGATCTTCTGCTGGACGCCTACCGACTAGGAGTAAAGATTTATCAGAGTGGCTTTCGGCCGACGGTCATCGTCGGGGTCTGGCGCGGAGGAACCTCGGTCGGTATCGCCGTGCAGGAGTGCCTCCAGTATCTGGGGGTCGAGACCGATCACATCTCGATTCGCACCTCCTATCGGGGGATGACCAGCTACAAGGCGATGCTGGACAACGCGGAGGCGATTCGAGTCCATGGCACCCGGTACTTGCTCGAAAACCTGAATGCCGAGGACGGCCTTTTGATCGTCGACGACGTCTACAGCTCGGGCTTGAACGTCCAAGCGGTGATCGACCGGCTCGCCCATCGAACCAAGCGCAATATGCCACGCCAGGTGCGGGTCGCGGTTCCTTGGTACCGGCCGTCCAGCAGACGGACCGACCGGGTGCCGGACTACTACCTCTACGAAACCGACAAGTGGCTGGTGCTGCCCTGGGAACTCAACGGTTTGACTCGGGAAGAGATCTACCGCGAGAAGCCGTTCTTGAAGCCGATACTTGAAGGAGTGAATCGGTAG